One genomic region from Streptomyces sp. Li-HN-5-11 encodes:
- a CDS encoding phosphatidylglycerol lysyltransferase domain-containing protein, which yields MPAQQSVLIPPQRDPRDSARPIPGPRLRAGAAAATVWYLRLLALLNIVAVVSLPFREEVHEHNAGEYFTPYLATAGLVSAVLALFLATVMRRRKRAAWLLNLLLAGPLFALYVLALTQDDYQDHPFNWLSAALTGLFVAALLISRREFNAVGDRSNPKLALAVGAVGILLTGGIGTWLVDTTNKAHGTASLGSKIVYALVRGISVGPLADHIPHVHAPRWVDITINILMGATSLLVLYACFRSPRGRALLTDEDEQRLRELLGKHGDRDSLGYFALRRDKAAIFSPTGKAAVTYRVVGEVSLASGDPIGDPEAWPGAIEAWLAEARRHAWIPAVMGASEEAGTIYARHGLDALELGDEAIVEVPDFSLEGRAMRVVRQAHNRVRRAGYTVCIRRHEDIPDDEMARLVDLADQWRDGATERGFSMALGRLGDPGDGRCVMLECRDADGVPRALLSFVPWGEQGLSLDLMRRDRESENGLMEFMVVELLLRAGDIGVRRVSLNFAMFRSVFERGARLGAGPVLRLWRSVLTFFSRWWQIESLYRANAKYRPVWEPRFLLFAKSGDIPRIGLASARAEGFLTPPALPSFTRRKEPGTAEQKVSASN from the coding sequence ATGCCCGCACAGCAGTCCGTCCTCATCCCCCCGCAGCGCGATCCCCGCGATTCCGCGCGCCCCATCCCCGGCCCGCGGCTGCGCGCCGGGGCCGCCGCAGCCACCGTCTGGTACCTGCGGCTGCTGGCGCTGCTGAACATCGTCGCGGTCGTCTCACTGCCCTTCCGTGAGGAGGTTCACGAGCACAACGCCGGCGAGTACTTCACGCCGTACCTGGCCACCGCCGGCCTGGTCTCGGCCGTGCTCGCGCTGTTCCTGGCCACGGTGATGCGGCGCCGCAAGCGCGCGGCCTGGCTGCTCAACCTGCTGCTCGCCGGTCCCCTCTTCGCGCTCTACGTCCTCGCCCTGACCCAGGACGACTACCAGGACCACCCCTTCAACTGGCTCTCCGCCGCCCTCACCGGCCTGTTCGTGGCCGCGCTGCTGATCAGCCGGCGCGAGTTCAACGCCGTCGGCGACCGCTCCAACCCCAAGCTGGCCCTCGCCGTCGGCGCCGTCGGCATCCTCCTCACCGGAGGCATCGGCACCTGGCTGGTCGACACCACCAACAAGGCGCACGGCACCGCCTCCCTCGGCTCCAAGATCGTCTACGCCCTGGTGCGCGGCATCAGCGTCGGCCCGCTCGCCGACCACATTCCCCACGTGCACGCGCCCCGCTGGGTGGACATCACCATCAACATCCTGATGGGGGCGACCTCCCTCCTCGTCCTGTACGCCTGCTTCCGCTCCCCCCGCGGCCGCGCCCTGCTCACCGACGAGGACGAGCAGCGGCTGCGCGAGCTGCTCGGCAAGCACGGCGACCGCGACTCCCTCGGCTACTTCGCGCTCCGCCGCGACAAGGCCGCGATCTTCTCCCCCACCGGCAAGGCCGCCGTCACCTACCGCGTCGTCGGCGAGGTCAGCCTCGCCTCCGGCGACCCCATCGGCGACCCCGAGGCCTGGCCCGGCGCCATCGAGGCCTGGCTGGCCGAGGCCCGCCGGCACGCCTGGATCCCCGCCGTCATGGGCGCCAGCGAGGAGGCCGGCACCATCTACGCCCGGCACGGCCTGGACGCCCTCGAACTCGGCGACGAGGCCATCGTCGAGGTCCCCGACTTCAGCCTGGAAGGGCGCGCCATGCGAGTGGTGCGGCAGGCCCACAACAGGGTCCGCCGGGCCGGCTACACCGTGTGCATCCGCCGGCACGAGGACATCCCCGACGACGAGATGGCCCGCCTGGTCGACCTCGCCGACCAGTGGCGCGACGGCGCCACCGAGCGCGGTTTCTCCATGGCCCTGGGACGGCTCGGCGACCCGGGCGACGGCCGCTGCGTGATGCTGGAGTGCCGCGACGCCGACGGGGTGCCGCGCGCGCTGCTGAGCTTCGTACCGTGGGGCGAGCAGGGACTGTCGCTGGACCTCATGCGCCGTGACCGTGAGTCGGAGAACGGCCTGATGGAGTTCATGGTCGTCGAACTGCTGCTGCGCGCCGGGGACATCGGGGTGCGCCGCGTCTCGCTGAACTTCGCGATGTTCCGGTCGGTCTTCGAACGCGGCGCCCGCCTCGGCGCCGGACCCGTGCTACGGCTGTGGCGCTCGGTGCTCACGTTCTTCTCCCGCTGGTGGCAGATCGAGTCCCTCTACCGCGCCAACGCCAAGTACCGGCCGGTGTGGGAACCGCGCTTCCTGCTGTTCGCCAAGAGCGGCGACATCCCGCGCATCGGCCTGGCCAGCGCCCGCGCCGAGGGCTTCCTCACCCCGCCCGCGCTGCCGTCCTTCACCCGCCGCAAGGAGCCCGGGACGGCCGAGCAGAAGGTCAGCGCCTCCAACTGA